A genomic window from Streptomyces sp. HUAS YS2 includes:
- a CDS encoding ABC transporter ATP-binding protein codes for MLQAIGLTSTPRRTRPPAVRDLSFEALPGQVTALLGAAGAGKTTALRLMLGLEPGRGVTYFRGRPLHRVAHPGLEVGVLLGDVPGHPSRTVRGQLRMLCAAVGVRASRADEMLEAVGLTGVHDLRLGTLPLGMDRRLGLACALLGDPHTLLLDQPGAGLSVRENGWLYELVHAHAADGGTVLFTTDDPKEAVRNADRVVTLDAGRLVADQGATEFGRTRLRPRVAVRTPHAARLAAALTQEARADRRSVEVVAEGGNRLSVYGSDCAAIGDTAFRHGVLVHRLADEVGDTGVPSAAIAESPASDSASAAEDEPAAAPDPPHGPAIERRPARAPRRPFRYEIRRLLGVPSTGMVAAATLIFSVVVAVVLARGGRTPLPVVVAGWPELSPLPPAAIGAGLLGALSFGDEYRHPALTSGRGVVPRRLGLLIAKLTVTGAVAVLLAVLAVVADIEVLHLLYGGDLIPVPDNWPSLCASWIGLAVGCAWAGLLGAGVFRATAAGVAAVLAVPVAVVPALRATVASGRSVAGLPARLRELMPMRWPSAGDRWLDSVFQVVGQPVGVALVLSLTTLLCAYLLTGLRRRARW; via the coding sequence ATGCTCCAGGCCATCGGACTCACCAGCACCCCCCGCCGCACCCGCCCTCCCGCCGTGCGCGACCTCAGCTTCGAGGCCCTTCCCGGCCAGGTCACCGCGTTGCTCGGGGCTGCCGGAGCGGGCAAGACCACCGCACTGCGGCTGATGCTCGGACTCGAGCCGGGCCGGGGTGTCACCTACTTCCGTGGCCGGCCGCTGCACCGGGTCGCCCACCCGGGGCTCGAGGTCGGCGTCCTGCTCGGCGACGTGCCCGGTCACCCCTCCCGCACCGTGCGCGGGCAGCTGCGGATGCTCTGCGCCGCCGTCGGCGTCCGCGCCTCCCGGGCCGACGAGATGCTCGAAGCGGTCGGCCTCACCGGCGTCCACGACCTGCGTCTCGGCACCCTCCCGCTCGGGATGGACCGCCGACTCGGCCTGGCCTGTGCCCTGTTGGGTGACCCGCACACCCTGCTCCTCGACCAGCCGGGCGCCGGTCTCTCCGTCCGGGAGAACGGCTGGCTGTACGAACTCGTGCACGCCCACGCGGCCGACGGCGGGACGGTGCTGTTCACCACCGACGACCCCAAGGAGGCCGTCCGCAACGCCGACCGGGTCGTCACGCTCGACGCCGGCCGTCTCGTCGCCGACCAGGGTGCGACCGAGTTCGGTCGCACCCGGCTCCGGCCGCGCGTCGCCGTCCGGACCCCGCACGCCGCTCGCCTCGCCGCCGCCCTCACGCAGGAGGCCCGGGCCGACCGCCGTTCCGTGGAAGTGGTCGCCGAGGGCGGCAACCGGCTTTCCGTCTACGGCAGCGACTGCGCCGCGATCGGCGACACGGCGTTCCGGCACGGCGTCCTCGTCCACCGGCTGGCGGACGAGGTCGGCGACACCGGAGTCCCGTCAGCGGCCATCGCCGAGTCCCCCGCGTCCGACTCCGCCTCCGCCGCGGAGGACGAACCGGCCGCGGCCCCGGACCCGCCCCATGGTCCCGCCATCGAGCGCCGCCCCGCCCGGGCTCCTCGACGCCCCTTCCGGTACGAGATCCGCCGGCTCCTCGGTGTGCCCTCCACCGGCATGGTCGCGGCGGCGACCCTGATCTTCTCCGTCGTCGTCGCGGTCGTGCTCGCGCGCGGCGGTCGGACGCCGCTCCCGGTCGTCGTGGCCGGCTGGCCCGAGCTCTCCCCGCTGCCGCCCGCCGCGATCGGCGCCGGACTCCTCGGGGCGCTCTCCTTCGGCGACGAGTACCGCCACCCCGCCCTCACCTCGGGCCGTGGCGTCGTCCCGCGCCGCCTCGGGCTGCTGATCGCCAAGCTCACGGTCACCGGCGCGGTCGCGGTGCTGCTCGCGGTGCTGGCCGTCGTGGCCGACATCGAGGTCCTGCATCTCCTCTACGGCGGCGACTTGATCCCCGTACCCGACAACTGGCCGTCGCTGTGCGCGAGTTGGATCGGACTCGCAGTCGGCTGCGCCTGGGCCGGACTGCTGGGCGCGGGGGTCTTCCGGGCCACGGCGGCCGGCGTGGCCGCGGTGCTCGCGGTGCCGGTCGCCGTCGTGCCGGCCCTGCGTGCCACGGTCGCCTCGGGCCGCTCGGTCGCGGGGCTTCCGGCGCGACTGCGTGAACTGATGCCGATGCGGTGGCCGTCCGCCGGCGACCGCTGGCTGGACAGCGTGTTTCAGGTGGTCGGGCAGCCCGTCGGAGTGGCGCTGGTGCTGTCGTTGACCACCCTGCTCTGCGCGTATCTGCTCACCGGCCTTCGCCGCAGGGCACGTTGGTGA
- a CDS encoding serine protease produces MRRPIARAMTGVLGLVSAAAGVLAAPAPVAADSVIVGGEPVEVADTPWVVALSSRDRFGGTRAGQFCGGVVVAPTRVLTAAHCLGREVLGGAPEDVPDFKVIAGRTELTDQGGQEIGISGTWVNPEYDPATNAGDLAVLTLRSALPSSYVIGTAGAGDAAYKPGTGASVYGWGDTTGNGTYASSLRAARVQVLEDAACERAYPGNANGEYLAAVMLCAGDPLGGKDACQGDSGGPLVAMGRLIGLVSWGSGCGEAANPGVYTRISAVLPPDLTKEPVPDLTKEPAPGPAKEPASRPAGKPAAR; encoded by the coding sequence ATGCGTCGTCCCATCGCTCGTGCCATGACCGGCGTGCTCGGCCTTGTCTCGGCGGCGGCCGGAGTGCTGGCCGCCCCGGCGCCCGTGGCCGCCGACAGCGTGATCGTCGGGGGCGAGCCTGTGGAGGTCGCCGACACGCCGTGGGTCGTGGCGCTCTCCAGTCGTGACCGGTTCGGAGGTACGCGGGCCGGGCAGTTCTGCGGAGGCGTGGTCGTCGCGCCGACGCGGGTGCTCACCGCGGCGCATTGCCTGGGCCGTGAGGTGCTGGGCGGGGCGCCGGAGGACGTGCCGGACTTCAAGGTGATCGCGGGGCGCACGGAGCTGACGGACCAGGGCGGTCAGGAGATCGGGATCTCCGGCACCTGGGTCAACCCGGAGTACGACCCGGCGACGAACGCGGGCGACCTGGCCGTGCTGACCCTGCGGAGCGCGCTGCCGAGCTCGTACGTGATCGGCACGGCCGGCGCGGGGGACGCCGCCTACAAGCCCGGCACGGGCGCGTCGGTGTACGGCTGGGGTGACACGACGGGGAACGGCACGTACGCCTCGTCACTGCGCGCGGCGCGGGTCCAGGTGCTGGAGGACGCGGCCTGCGAGCGGGCCTACCCGGGCAACGCGAACGGCGAGTACCTGGCCGCGGTCATGCTGTGCGCGGGCGATCCGCTGGGCGGCAAGGACGCCTGCCAGGGGGACAGTGGCGGGCCGCTGGTGGCGATGGGCCGACTGATCGGCCTGGTGTCGTGGGGGAGCGGGTGCGGGGAGGCGGCGAACCCCGGGGTCTACACCCGGATCTCCGCGGTGCTGCCGCCCGACCTCACGAAGGAGCCGGTGCCCGATCTGACGAAGGAGCCCGCGCCCGGCCCGGCGAAGGAGCCGGCGTCCCGCCCTGCCGGGAAGCCCGCCGCGCGATGA
- a CDS encoding DNA gyrase/topoisomerase IV subunit B encodes MTAETSVPSSALLTADRDGSNYTARHLLVLEGLEAVRKRPGMYIGSTDSRGLMHCLWEIIDNSVDEALGGYCDHIDVVLHDDGSVEVRDNGRGIPVDVEPKTGLSGVEVVMTKLHAGGKFGGGSYAASGGLHGVGASVVNALSARCDIEVDRNGATHSISFRRGVPGIFTEQGPDSPFDPANGLLKGKRIPKTRTGTRTRYWADRQIFLKEAKLNLETLHQRARQTAFLVPGLTIVVRDERDLDGVGKSEETFRFDGGISEFCEYLAQDKAVCDVLRLSGQGTFKETVPVLDDRGHMTPTEVTRELGVDVALRWGTGYDTTVRSFVNIIATPKGGTHVSGFEQAITKTVNEVLRSAKMLRVAEDDIVKDDALEGLTAVVTVRLAEPQFEGQTKEVLGTSAARRIVANVVAKELKAFLTSTKRDAKAQARAVLEKAVAAARTRIAARQHKDAQRRKTALESSSLPAKLADCRSDDVERSELFIVEGDSALGTAKLARNSEFQALLPIRGKILNVQKSSVSDMLKNAECGAIIQVIGAGSGRTFDIDAARYGKIVLLVDADVDGAHIRCLLLTLFQRYMRPMVEAGRVFAAVPPLHRIELVQPKKGQDKYVYTYSDNELRQTLLEFQRKNVRYKDAIQRYKGLGEMDADQLAETTMDPRHRTLRRINIGDLDSAEQIFDLLMGNDVAPRKEFITSSAATLDRSRIDA; translated from the coding sequence GTGACCGCCGAGACGTCCGTGCCGTCCAGTGCGCTGCTGACCGCAGACCGTGACGGTTCCAACTACACCGCGCGGCACCTGCTCGTACTCGAAGGGCTCGAAGCGGTCCGCAAGCGCCCCGGTATGTACATCGGGTCCACCGACAGTCGCGGTCTGATGCACTGCCTCTGGGAGATCATCGACAACTCCGTCGACGAGGCGCTCGGCGGCTACTGCGACCACATCGACGTCGTGCTGCACGACGACGGGTCCGTCGAGGTCCGGGACAACGGCCGTGGCATCCCCGTCGACGTCGAGCCCAAGACCGGGCTCTCCGGCGTCGAGGTCGTCATGACCAAGCTGCACGCCGGCGGAAAGTTCGGCGGCGGCTCGTACGCGGCCTCCGGAGGTCTGCACGGCGTGGGTGCCTCCGTCGTGAACGCCCTCTCGGCCCGGTGCGACATCGAGGTGGACCGCAACGGCGCCACGCACTCGATCAGTTTCCGCCGCGGCGTCCCGGGCATCTTCACCGAGCAGGGCCCCGACAGCCCCTTCGACCCGGCGAACGGGCTGCTGAAGGGCAAGCGCATCCCCAAGACCCGCACCGGTACCCGGACGCGCTACTGGGCGGACCGGCAGATCTTCCTCAAGGAAGCCAAGCTCAACCTGGAGACGCTGCACCAGCGCGCCCGCCAGACCGCCTTCCTGGTGCCCGGCCTGACCATCGTGGTCCGCGACGAGCGCGACCTGGACGGCGTGGGCAAGAGCGAGGAGACGTTCCGCTTCGACGGCGGCATCAGCGAGTTCTGCGAGTACCTCGCCCAGGACAAGGCCGTCTGCGACGTGCTGCGGCTGAGCGGCCAGGGCACCTTCAAGGAGACCGTTCCGGTCCTCGACGACCGGGGGCACATGACGCCCACCGAGGTCACCCGTGAACTCGGCGTGGACGTCGCGCTGCGCTGGGGCACCGGGTACGACACCACGGTGCGGTCGTTCGTGAACATCATCGCGACGCCCAAGGGCGGCACGCACGTCTCCGGCTTCGAGCAGGCGATCACCAAGACGGTCAACGAGGTGCTGCGCTCGGCCAAGATGCTGCGCGTCGCCGAGGACGACATCGTCAAGGACGACGCCCTGGAGGGCCTCACCGCCGTCGTGACCGTACGGCTCGCCGAGCCGCAGTTCGAGGGCCAGACCAAGGAGGTGCTCGGCACCTCGGCCGCCCGGCGGATCGTCGCCAACGTGGTCGCCAAGGAGCTGAAGGCCTTCCTGACGTCCACCAAGCGCGACGCCAAGGCGCAGGCCCGGGCCGTCCTGGAGAAGGCCGTGGCGGCCGCTCGCACGCGGATCGCGGCGCGCCAGCACAAGGACGCCCAGCGCCGGAAGACCGCGCTGGAGTCCTCCTCGCTGCCCGCCAAGCTCGCGGACTGCCGCAGCGACGACGTGGAGCGCAGTGAGCTCTTCATCGTCGAGGGAGACTCCGCGCTCGGCACCGCCAAGCTCGCCCGGAACAGCGAGTTCCAGGCCCTGCTGCCGATCCGCGGCAAGATCCTCAACGTTCAGAAGTCGTCCGTCTCGGACATGCTGAAGAACGCCGAGTGCGGCGCGATCATCCAGGTCATAGGAGCGGGTTCCGGCCGCACCTTCGACATCGACGCCGCCCGCTACGGCAAGATCGTGCTCCTCGTCGACGCCGATGTCGACGGTGCGCACATCCGCTGCCTGCTGCTGACCCTGTTCCAGCGCTACATGCGGCCCATGGTGGAGGCCGGGCGCGTCTTCGCGGCCGTCCCGCCGCTGCACCGCATCGAGCTGGTCCAGCCCAAGAAGGGCCAGGACAAGTACGTGTACACGTACTCGGACAACGAGCTGCGGCAGACCCTGCTCGAGTTCCAGCGCAAGAACGTCCGCTACAAGGACGCCATCCAGCGCTACAAGGGTCTCGGCGAGATGGACGCGGACCAGCTGGCGGAGACCACGATGGACCCCCGGCACCGCACCCTGCGCCGGATCAACATCGGCGATCTGGACTCGGCCGAGCAGATCTTCGACCTGCTCATGGGCAACGACGTGGCACCCCGCAAGGAGTTCATCACCAGCTCCGCGGCGACCCTCGACCGTTCGCGCATCGACGCCTGA
- a CDS encoding FadR/GntR family transcriptional regulator, translating to MSTLAHTMMTAARPADSGLASSGDLDRYPYVEAPGADRVGPPSWEGAETELGRVGRRTAGSRGRGLHGQLVQQLGQMIVSGDLGADRPLVPEEIGQRFEVSRTVVRESLRVLEAKGLVSARPNVGTRVRPVSDWNLLDPDIIEWRAFGPQRDDQRRELNELRWTIEPLAARLAAGHGREDIQQRLSDMVEIMGHAFAQGDGLTFSRADAEFHSLLVQLAGNRMLEHLSGIVGAALQVSGAPATGCERPGESCLTHHARIVDCLAAGDAQGAEAAMRQLLTVHPEPGGVVPAPREH from the coding sequence GTGAGTACCCTTGCGCACACCATGATGACCGCCGCCCGCCCCGCCGACTCCGGCCTGGCCTCCTCGGGCGATCTCGACCGCTACCCCTATGTGGAGGCGCCCGGCGCCGACCGTGTCGGACCGCCCTCGTGGGAGGGGGCGGAGACCGAGTTGGGCCGGGTGGGCCGCCGGACCGCCGGTAGCCGCGGCCGCGGACTGCACGGCCAACTCGTCCAGCAGCTCGGCCAGATGATCGTCTCCGGGGACCTGGGTGCCGACCGGCCGCTCGTCCCCGAGGAGATCGGGCAGCGCTTCGAGGTCTCGCGCACCGTCGTCCGTGAGTCGCTGCGGGTGCTCGAGGCCAAGGGTCTGGTCAGCGCCCGGCCCAACGTCGGCACCCGCGTCCGCCCTGTCAGCGACTGGAACTTGCTGGACCCGGACATCATCGAGTGGCGCGCCTTCGGCCCGCAGCGCGACGATCAGCGCCGCGAGCTCAACGAGCTCCGGTGGACCATCGAACCCCTGGCCGCCCGGCTGGCCGCCGGCCACGGCCGCGAGGACATCCAGCAGCGCCTCTCCGACATGGTCGAGATCATGGGCCACGCCTTCGCCCAGGGAGACGGCCTCACGTTCTCCCGCGCCGACGCCGAGTTCCACTCCCTCCTCGTCCAGCTCGCCGGCAACCGCATGCTGGAGCACCTCTCCGGCATCGTCGGGGCCGCCCTGCAGGTCTCCGGCGCGCCCGCGACCGGCTGTGAGCGTCCCGGGGAGTCCTGCCTCACGCACCACGCCCGGATCGTCGACTGCCTCGCCGCCGGCGACGCCCAAGGGGCCGAGGCGGCCATGCGGCAGCTGCTCACGGTCCACCCGGAGCCGGGAGGCGTCGTACCCGCCCCGCGCGAGCACTGA
- a CDS encoding glycogen debranching N-terminal domain-containing protein, with the protein MDLSVSASGPASGPGAQRTAPGTGGLPAVHTALVCVALPWLVLSAEHGQLTGTGFDGVYHAGRRLLSRCVLRVYGREPVAVQGRSATAGRARFVGVLRTPGDPGPDPGLTVERTRGADGTERITLRSSATRPLRLPVELALGTDLADLGAVAAGSPGPELSAGVHAAGLRWSAPDGRYATVTTTPPPTDALAVAGLLRWDLELAPGAARTIELRIAGDRFAERAAGAAAGPGGQVLAEARAEGDDPRVGELFRSSSDDLRALLLRDRLRPAEVHAAAGVPWRCGPATAESLWAARMALPLGTRLAVGTLRALARTQRDGPGPDRGRIPGPLRDSGPGLPPRCTGIEATLAFPAVLAEAARWGLPEQELAELLPAAERCLDWLRAAVDADGFVPDPGPAGPLRAETQAHAHRAAMLGADLLDLCGRPGGAEWRERARALRERFRREFWLDDLGGGRPAAALLPGGTPLPQLGSWAAHLLDTGLTGAGRTAPGLLDKDRTEQLARLLGGPALDTGWGLRGLGAKEPGHNPFGHRSGAVRVHETAVAVTGLAAAGYEREAASLLKGLLDAAEAFGFRLPEMYAGEQRTSGSVPVPHPAACRPGAVAATAGVQVLAALAGIRPDAPGRTVALHPMRSAPLGAVRLAGLRVAGDPFAVRIGRLGTAIVEEAADGLQLGV; encoded by the coding sequence ATGGACCTCAGCGTCTCCGCATCCGGGCCCGCTTCCGGACCCGGCGCCCAGCGCACCGCGCCGGGCACCGGCGGACTGCCGGCCGTGCACACCGCACTCGTCTGCGTCGCCCTGCCCTGGCTCGTGCTCTCCGCCGAGCACGGCCAGCTCACCGGCACCGGCTTCGACGGCGTCTACCACGCCGGCCGGCGGCTGCTCTCCCGCTGCGTGCTGCGGGTGTACGGACGTGAACCCGTCGCCGTCCAGGGCCGGTCGGCGACCGCCGGCCGGGCCAGGTTCGTCGGTGTGCTGCGCACGCCCGGAGACCCCGGCCCCGACCCGGGGCTCACCGTCGAGCGGACGCGCGGCGCCGACGGCACCGAGCGCATCACCCTGCGCAGCTCGGCCACCCGACCGCTCCGGCTCCCCGTGGAGCTCGCTCTGGGCACGGATCTCGCGGATCTGGGGGCGGTGGCGGCGGGCAGCCCCGGGCCCGAACTCTCCGCCGGAGTCCACGCGGCCGGGCTGCGCTGGTCGGCCCCCGACGGCCGGTACGCCACCGTCACAACCACCCCGCCGCCGACGGACGCCCTGGCCGTGGCGGGTCTGCTCCGCTGGGACCTCGAACTGGCCCCCGGCGCCGCCCGCACCATCGAGCTCCGGATCGCGGGCGACCGCTTCGCCGAGCGCGCCGCCGGCGCCGCGGCGGGACCCGGCGGGCAGGTGCTCGCCGAGGCACGGGCGGAGGGGGACGACCCCCGGGTCGGCGAACTGTTCCGGTCCTCCTCCGACGACCTGCGGGCCCTTCTGCTGCGGGACCGCCTCCGGCCCGCCGAAGTCCACGCGGCGGCGGGAGTGCCATGGCGGTGCGGCCCGGCCACGGCGGAGTCCCTCTGGGCGGCCCGGATGGCGCTCCCGCTGGGCACCCGGCTCGCCGTCGGCACCCTCAGGGCGCTCGCCCGGACCCAGCGGGACGGACCCGGACCGGACCGCGGGCGCATCCCCGGCCCCCTGCGCGACTCCGGCCCCGGCCTGCCGCCCCGCTGCACCGGAATCGAGGCCACCCTGGCGTTTCCGGCGGTGCTGGCCGAGGCCGCCCGCTGGGGGCTGCCCGAGCAGGAGCTGGCCGAGCTCCTTCCCGCTGCCGAGCGGTGCCTGGACTGGCTGCGCGCCGCCGTGGACGCGGACGGGTTCGTCCCGGACCCGGGCCCCGCCGGACCGCTGCGCGCTGAGACGCAGGCGCACGCGCACCGGGCCGCGATGCTCGGCGCCGACCTCCTCGACCTGTGCGGCCGGCCGGGCGGCGCGGAGTGGCGGGAGCGGGCGCGGGCCCTGCGGGAGCGGTTCCGCCGGGAGTTCTGGCTGGACGACCTGGGCGGCGGGCGGCCCGCAGCGGCACTGCTCCCCGGCGGAACGCCGCTGCCGCAGCTCGGTTCCTGGGCGGCGCACCTCCTGGACACCGGGCTGACCGGCGCCGGGCGCACGGCGCCGGGGCTGCTCGACAAGGACCGGACCGAACAGCTGGCCCGACTGCTCGGCGGGCCCGCGCTCGACACCGGCTGGGGGCTCCGCGGGCTCGGCGCGAAGGAACCGGGACACAACCCCTTCGGGCACCGGTCCGGGGCGGTGCGGGTGCACGAGACGGCCGTGGCGGTCACGGGCCTCGCCGCCGCCGGGTACGAGCGGGAGGCCGCGTCACTGCTGAAGGGGCTGCTCGACGCGGCCGAGGCGTTCGGGTTCCGGCTCCCCGAGATGTACGCGGGGGAGCAGCGCACCTCCGGCTCGGTCCCGGTGCCACACCCGGCCGCCTGCCGTCCGGGTGCGGTCGCCGCGACCGCCGGGGTCCAGGTGCTGGCCGCGCTCGCCGGGATCCGCCCGGACGCGCCGGGGCGGACCGTGGCCCTGCACCCCATGCGCTCCGCTCCGCTGGGGGCCGTCCGGCTGGCGGGGCTGCGGGTCGCCGGGGATCCGTTCGCGGTGCGGATCGGCAGGCTCGGCACGGCGATCGTCGAGGAGGCCGCCGACGGCCTCCAGTTGGGGGTGTGA
- a CDS encoding NUDIX hydrolase yields the protein MSPYDPSAFPPFAVTVDLVVLTVRRHALCALVVRRGEAPFQGRWALPGGFVRDDEDLGAAAARELVEETGLCVHDPGALPPAPGKGAHLEQLATYGDPRRDPRMRVVSVAHLALAPDLPAPRAGGDANSARWAPVEELLHEGEPAGEAPAGEDRPEPLAFDHAQILADGVERARSKIEYSSLATAFCPPEFTVGELRRVYEAVWGVVLDPRNFHRKVTGTPGFLVPAGGTTTRQGGRPAQLFRAGGATLLNPPMLRPEV from the coding sequence ATGTCTCCCTACGACCCGTCGGCCTTCCCGCCCTTCGCCGTCACCGTCGACCTGGTCGTACTCACCGTGCGCCGCCATGCGCTGTGTGCGCTGGTGGTGCGTCGGGGTGAGGCGCCGTTCCAGGGGAGATGGGCACTGCCCGGCGGCTTCGTCCGGGACGACGAGGATCTCGGTGCCGCGGCGGCCCGGGAACTCGTCGAGGAGACCGGCCTGTGCGTCCACGACCCCGGGGCCCTGCCGCCGGCCCCCGGCAAGGGCGCGCATCTGGAGCAGCTGGCGACGTACGGCGACCCGCGCCGCGACCCGCGGATGAGGGTCGTCAGCGTCGCGCACCTCGCGCTCGCCCCCGACCTCCCCGCGCCACGCGCCGGCGGTGACGCGAACAGCGCGCGCTGGGCGCCCGTAGAGGAGCTGCTCCACGAGGGCGAGCCGGCGGGCGAGGCGCCGGCGGGCGAGGACCGGCCCGAGCCGCTCGCCTTCGACCATGCCCAGATCCTGGCCGACGGCGTCGAGCGGGCCCGCTCGAAGATCGAGTACTCCTCGCTCGCCACCGCGTTCTGCCCCCCGGAGTTCACGGTGGGCGAGCTGCGGCGGGTGTACGAAGCGGTATGGGGAGTCGTCCTCGACCCGCGCAACTTCCATCGGAAGGTGACCGGAACCCCCGGTTTCCTCGTTCCGGCCGGCGGCACCACCACCCGCCAGGGCGGGCGCCCCGCGCAGCTCTTCCGGGCGGGCGGTGCGACGCTGCTCAACCCGCCGATGCTCCGTCCCGAGGTCTGA
- a CDS encoding DUF7455 domain-containing protein, with the protein MTTVLTPASPLTAADRCDRCGAQAYLRVVLTSGGDLLFCAHHGRKFEPELKKIAAEIQDETDRLTDVPAHTVDEDR; encoded by the coding sequence GTGACTACTGTTCTGACCCCCGCGAGCCCGCTGACGGCCGCTGACCGCTGCGACCGCTGCGGCGCCCAGGCATACCTGCGCGTCGTCCTGACCAGCGGCGGTGACTTGCTCTTCTGTGCCCACCACGGGCGCAAGTTCGAGCCGGAACTCAAGAAGATCGCCGCAGAGATACAGGACGAGACGGACCGGCTCACCGATGTGCCGGCCCACACGGTCGACGAGGACCGCTGA
- a CDS encoding RNA polymerase sigma factor produces MSASTSRTLPPEIAESESVMALIERGKADGQIAGDDVRRAFEADQIPPTQWKNVLRSLNQILEEEGVTLMVSAAESPKRARKSVAAKSPAKRTATKTVTAKTTVTRTVAAATAPSAAESADPADEAGAPAKKAAAKKTVAKKTVAKKATAKKTTAKKTASKKDADEIVEGEELLEDVAPGKGEEEETEGESKGFVLSDEDEDDAPAQQVAVAGATADPVKDYLKQIGKVPLLNAEQEVELAKRIEAGLFAEDKLANSDKLAPKLKRELEIIAEDGRRAKNHLLEANLRLVVSLAKRYTGRGMLFLDLIQEGNLGLIRAVEKFDYTKGYKFSTYATWWIRQAITRAMADQARTIRIPVHMVEVINKLARVQRQMLQDLGREPTPEELAKELDMTPEKVIEVQKYGREPISLHTPLGEDGDSEFGDLIEDSEAVVPADAVSFTLLQEQLHSVLDTLSEREAGVVSMRFGLTDGQPKTLDEIGKVYGVTRERIRQIESKTMSKLRHPSRSQVLRDYLD; encoded by the coding sequence GTGTCGGCCAGCACATCCCGTACGCTCCCGCCGGAGATCGCCGAGTCCGAGTCTGTGATGGCGCTCATCGAGCGGGGAAAGGCTGATGGGCAGATCGCCGGCGATGACGTGCGTCGGGCCTTCGAGGCTGACCAGATTCCGCCAACCCAGTGGAAGAATGTTCTGCGCAGCCTCAACCAGATCCTCGAGGAAGAGGGTGTGACGCTGATGGTCAGTGCAGCGGAGTCGCCGAAGCGCGCCCGCAAGAGCGTCGCAGCGAAGAGCCCGGCCAAGCGCACCGCCACCAAGACCGTCACCGCCAAGACGACCGTGACCAGGACCGTCGCGGCCGCCACGGCGCCGTCGGCGGCCGAGAGCGCGGACCCCGCCGACGAGGCCGGAGCCCCGGCCAAGAAGGCGGCCGCCAAGAAGACCGTGGCCAAGAAGACGGTGGCGAAGAAGGCCACCGCCAAGAAGACCACGGCGAAGAAGACCGCCTCCAAGAAGGACGCCGACGAGATCGTCGAGGGCGAGGAGCTGCTCGAGGACGTCGCGCCCGGCAAGGGCGAAGAGGAAGAGACCGAGGGCGAGAGCAAGGGCTTCGTCCTGTCCGACGAGGACGAGGACGACGCGCCCGCCCAGCAGGTCGCCGTCGCCGGAGCCACCGCCGACCCGGTCAAGGACTACCTCAAGCAGATCGGCAAGGTCCCGCTGCTCAACGCCGAGCAGGAGGTCGAGCTCGCCAAGCGCATCGAGGCCGGTCTGTTCGCCGAGGACAAGCTGGCGAACTCCGACAAGCTGGCGCCGAAGCTCAAGCGCGAGCTGGAGATCATCGCCGAGGACGGCCGCCGCGCCAAGAACCACCTGCTGGAGGCCAACCTCCGACTGGTGGTCTCGCTGGCCAAGCGCTACACCGGCCGCGGCATGCTCTTCCTGGACCTGATCCAGGAGGGCAACCTGGGTCTGATCCGCGCCGTCGAGAAGTTCGACTACACCAAGGGCTACAAGTTCTCCACGTACGCCACCTGGTGGATCCGTCAGGCGATCACCCGCGCCATGGCCGACCAGGCCCGAACCATCCGTATCCCGGTGCACATGGTCGAGGTCATCAACAAGCTCGCGCGCGTCCAGCGCCAGATGCTCCAGGACCTGGGCCGCGAGCCCACCCCGGAGGAGCTGGCCAAGGAACTCGACATGACCCCGGAGAAGGTCATCGAGGTCCAGAAGTACGGCCGCGAGCCGATCTCGCTGCACACCCCGCTGGGCGAGGACGGCGACAGCGAGTTCGGCGACCTGATCGAGGACTCCGAGGCGGTCGTCCCGGCCGACGCGGTGAGCTTCACGCTCCTCCAGGAGCAGCTGCACTCGGTGCTCGACACCCTCTCCGAGCGCGAGGCCGGCGTGGTCTCCATGCGCTTCGGTCTCACCGACGGTCAGCCGAAGACGCTGGACGAGATCGGCAAGGTCTACGGCGTGACGCGTGAGCGCATCCGTCAGATCGAGTCGAAGACGATGTCGAAGCTGCGTCACCCGTCGCGCTCGCAGGTGCTGCGCGACTACCTCGACTAG